A genomic window from Luteolibacter sp. LG18 includes:
- a CDS encoding DUF1080 domain-containing protein — MKSTGWILAGTLIAACEMATGEGFGEKPNTPQLPGVPYVVHDGTRPQPPVVAPAGLVNSKPPGDAKVLFDGTSTDAWTSNGGPAQWQIKDGALIAGKPGDLQTKDSFGPIQLHLEWRQPKDRPVNGQGGGNSGVFLMGQFEIQVLQSNNNKTYPDGQATALYGQLPPLVNACPPQGEWQSYDIAFEPPVSENGKVVKPAKVTVMHDGVFTQNGELFLGPTQYRKLASYPENFPTTGPIKLQFHGDPVEYRNIWVRPLGVRDAGAKP, encoded by the coding sequence ATGAAATCCACCGGATGGATCCTGGCGGGCACCCTCATTGCGGCGTGCGAAATGGCGACGGGCGAAGGCTTCGGCGAAAAACCCAACACCCCTCAACTCCCCGGGGTGCCCTACGTGGTGCACGACGGCACCCGTCCGCAGCCGCCGGTGGTGGCCCCGGCCGGGCTGGTGAACTCGAAGCCGCCGGGCGATGCCAAGGTGCTCTTCGACGGCACCTCGACGGACGCCTGGACCAGCAATGGCGGCCCGGCCCAGTGGCAGATCAAGGACGGCGCGCTGATCGCCGGGAAGCCGGGCGACCTCCAGACCAAGGACTCGTTCGGCCCGATCCAGCTCCACCTCGAGTGGCGGCAGCCGAAGGACCGCCCGGTGAACGGCCAGGGCGGCGGCAACAGCGGCGTGTTCCTGATGGGCCAGTTCGAGATCCAGGTGCTCCAGAGCAACAACAACAAGACCTACCCGGACGGCCAGGCGACCGCCCTCTACGGCCAGCTCCCGCCGCTGGTGAACGCCTGCCCGCCGCAGGGCGAGTGGCAGAGCTACGACATCGCCTTCGAGCCGCCGGTTTCCGAAAACGGCAAGGTGGTGAAGCCCGCCAAGGTCACGGTGATGCACGACGGCGTCTTCACTCAGAACGGCGAGCTCTTCCTCGGCCCGACCCAGTACCGCAAGCTGGCGTCCTACCCGGAAAACTTCCCGACCACCGGCCCGATCAAGCTCCAGTTCCACGGCGACCCGGTCGAGTACCGCAATATCTGGGTGCGCCCGCTCGGCGTCCGCGATGCCGGTGCGAAACCGTAA
- a CDS encoding glycosyltransferase — MKIDFVTDTFPPDVNGVSMTLGRLTDGLRRRGHRVHVIRTGEGKAGETIAASVALPGYKEVRVGLPGPFKLRKRWLKKRPDAIYVATESPLGDSAVKAAKTLGIPVITGFHTNFHEYMEQYRLGGLQPAAKFYLKRFHSRADCTLAPSPEVVETLRAEGFPEVHLLGRGVDTVLFHPEKRRAALRETWGANDGSPVVLIVGRVAPEKNLDLGMEVFRKMEEAFSGARCVVVGDGPIRARLQEAHPRVHFAGVQTGEELAAHYASADILLFPSETETFGNVVLEGLASGLVTVSYDYAAPARHVSHGENGLKAVKGDAGQFTRLALEALDLAAHQNLRRSARQTAETLGWDQVIASFEERLSILAGQSRDILRHHLTPKKRPKLGCRTVFLSDIHLGTPDSKAAEVVHFLKHLRCEKLVLNGDIIDGWALRRGARWRGRHSRFIRKVLKMMEKEKTEVIYIRGNHDDILERFLPLAFGRLKVMKEHIHHALNGQRYLVVHGDGFDSVSTNHKWLAVLGSVGYDALLNLNRLYNRWRAWRGKEYFSLSKKIKAKVKSAVSFVDRYEQQLQELARHKKCDGIICGHIHTPEDKQVGEIHYLNSGDWVESLTAILEHVDGKMELVEYSSFLAKLGSRPEIEEEVEEIEAA; from the coding sequence ATGAAAATCGATTTCGTGACCGATACCTTCCCGCCGGACGTGAATGGCGTTTCGATGACGCTGGGGAGGCTCACCGATGGACTCCGGCGGCGCGGCCACCGGGTGCATGTGATCCGCACCGGCGAGGGCAAGGCGGGGGAAACCATCGCCGCCTCCGTGGCCCTGCCGGGCTACAAGGAGGTCCGGGTGGGACTGCCGGGTCCGTTCAAGCTGCGCAAGCGCTGGCTGAAGAAGCGTCCGGACGCGATCTACGTGGCCACCGAGAGCCCGCTGGGCGATTCCGCGGTGAAGGCGGCGAAAACGCTCGGGATCCCGGTGATCACGGGCTTCCACACCAATTTCCACGAATACATGGAGCAGTACCGCCTCGGCGGGCTCCAGCCGGCGGCGAAGTTCTACTTGAAGCGCTTCCACAGCCGCGCCGATTGCACCCTGGCACCGTCCCCGGAGGTGGTGGAAACGCTGCGTGCCGAGGGCTTCCCGGAGGTCCATTTGCTGGGCCGCGGGGTGGATACGGTGCTGTTTCACCCGGAGAAGCGCCGCGCCGCGCTTCGTGAGACCTGGGGGGCGAACGATGGCTCGCCGGTGGTGCTGATCGTCGGGCGGGTCGCGCCCGAGAAGAATCTCGATCTCGGAATGGAGGTCTTCCGCAAGATGGAGGAGGCCTTTTCCGGAGCCCGCTGCGTGGTGGTGGGGGATGGTCCGATCCGGGCCCGCCTCCAGGAAGCCCATCCGCGGGTCCATTTCGCGGGCGTGCAAACCGGCGAGGAACTCGCGGCCCATTATGCCTCGGCGGACATCCTGCTGTTCCCGAGCGAGACCGAGACTTTTGGAAACGTGGTGCTGGAAGGCCTGGCCAGCGGTTTAGTCACCGTGAGCTACGATTACGCCGCCCCGGCCCGTCACGTGAGCCACGGCGAGAATGGCCTGAAGGCCGTGAAGGGGGATGCCGGCCAGTTCACCCGGCTGGCGCTGGAAGCGCTCGATCTGGCGGCCCATCAAAATCTCCGGCGTTCCGCCCGCCAGACGGCGGAAACCCTGGGCTGGGATCAGGTGATCGCCTCCTTCGAGGAGCGTTTGTCTATTTTGGCGGGGCAATCGCGGGACATCCTGCGCCATCACCTGACGCCGAAGAAGCGTCCCAAACTCGGCTGCCGAACCGTGTTCCTGTCCGACATCCATCTCGGCACGCCCGACAGCAAGGCCGCCGAGGTCGTCCATTTCCTCAAACACCTGCGCTGCGAGAAACTGGTGCTCAATGGTGACATCATCGACGGCTGGGCCCTGCGCCGCGGCGCGCGCTGGCGCGGACGGCACAGCCGGTTCATCCGCAAGGTGCTCAAGATGATGGAAAAGGAGAAGACCGAGGTCATCTACATCCGCGGCAACCACGACGACATCCTTGAGCGCTTCCTGCCGCTCGCCTTCGGCCGCCTCAAGGTGATGAAGGAGCACATCCACCATGCCCTCAATGGCCAGCGTTACCTGGTGGTCCATGGCGATGGCTTCGACAGCGTTTCCACCAACCACAAGTGGCTGGCGGTGCTGGGGTCGGTGGGCTACGACGCGCTGCTGAACCTGAACCGGCTCTACAACCGCTGGCGGGCGTGGCGCGGGAAGGAATACTTCTCCCTGAGCAAGAAGATCAAAGCCAAGGTGAAGAGCGCCGTGAGCTTCGTGGACCGCTACGAGCAGCAGCTCCAGGAGCTGGCCCGCCACAAGAAATGCGATGGCATCATCTGTGGCCACATCCACACGCCCGAGGACAAGCAGGTGGGGGAGATCCATTATCTGAACTCCGGCGACTGGGTGGAAAGCCTCACCGCGATCCTTGAACACGTGGATGGCAAGATGGAGCTGGTGGAGTACAGCTCGTTCCTCGCGAAGCTCGGGAGCCGCCCGGAGATCGAGGAGGAAGTGGAAGAGATCGAGGCGGCGTGA
- the nrdR gene encoding transcriptional regulator NrdR, giving the protein MRCIQCGSLKDKVLDSRASKDGTTIRRRRECLNCSYRYTTYEQIERTDLRVVKRDGARESLNREKILSGLVKACEKRPVPMDRLDRAVEEILAELHKDHLSEVPSSAIGAKVMDKLHQIDPVAYVRYVSVYRQFENVNEFIQEIQSLSMRAARDPLQRRLFKD; this is encoded by the coding sequence ATGCGGTGCATCCAATGTGGCTCACTCAAAGACAAGGTGCTCGATTCCCGCGCATCCAAGGACGGCACGACCATCCGCCGCCGCCGCGAATGCCTCAATTGCAGCTACCGCTATACCACCTACGAACAGATCGAACGCACCGATCTGCGCGTGGTGAAGCGCGACGGGGCCCGCGAATCCCTGAACCGCGAGAAGATCCTCAGCGGCCTCGTGAAGGCCTGCGAGAAACGCCCCGTGCCGATGGACCGCCTCGACCGCGCGGTGGAGGAGATCCTCGCCGAGCTGCACAAGGACCACCTTTCCGAAGTCCCCTCCTCCGCCATCGGCGCGAAGGTCATGGACAAGCTCCACCAGATCGATCCCGTGGCCTACGTCCGCTACGTCTCGGTCTACCGCCAGTTCGAGAACGTCAACGAGTTCATCCAGGAAATCCAATCGCTCTCGATGCGCGCCGCCCGCGATCCACTCCAGCGGCGCCTCTTCAAGGACTGA
- a CDS encoding YqgE/AlgH family protein, with the protein MESVIGEGWLMDYHVPVESKSSSSDHPIALQGQLLLADPSLRDGIFDHSVVLLAEHSAKEGAFGLVLNHPTGHVVGDLLKDEAFAPLKKVAVHQGGPVSCEHLTFSAFWWSQEKKQLRWAIRISAEDAIAHSHRPGTLVRAFIGYSGWNPGQLENELRRNSWITTKPDNALLGQSHDRELWSEILRHLSPYHRILAEAPPDPFLN; encoded by the coding sequence GTGGAATCCGTCATTGGCGAGGGCTGGCTCATGGACTATCATGTGCCCGTGGAGTCGAAGTCCTCTTCATCCGATCACCCGATTGCCCTGCAGGGTCAACTCCTGCTCGCCGACCCCTCGCTGCGCGATGGGATTTTCGACCATTCCGTGGTCCTGCTGGCGGAGCACTCCGCCAAGGAGGGGGCCTTCGGATTGGTTCTAAACCACCCCACCGGCCACGTCGTCGGGGACCTGCTGAAGGACGAGGCCTTCGCGCCCTTGAAAAAGGTGGCCGTCCACCAGGGCGGGCCGGTTTCCTGCGAGCACCTGACGTTTTCCGCCTTCTGGTGGAGCCAGGAAAAGAAGCAGCTCCGCTGGGCGATCCGGATCTCCGCCGAGGACGCCATCGCCCACAGCCACCGCCCGGGCACGCTGGTCCGGGCCTTCATCGGCTACTCCGGCTGGAATCCCGGCCAGCTTGAAAATGAACTGCGCCGGAACTCGTGGATCACCACCAAGCCGGACAACGCCCTGCTCGGCCAAAGCCATGACCGCGAGCTGTGGAGCGAGATTCTGCGCCACCTCTCACCCTACCACCGCATCCTTGCGGAGGCCCCGCCGGATCCGTTCCTGAACTAA
- a CDS encoding polyprenyl synthetase family protein, which yields MPAQPLQTGRSDRFPFELVKPELERVESAIRDQVRAFDPAVEPYVAYVCNTSGKRIRPALAVLIGGALGGANEGHLKLGVIMELIHMATLVHDDIIDGATTRRMVPTANAKWGAGLSVLLGDALFSHALSLATDFNSIDICRKVGQSSREVCQGEIIQTQRRFDLTLTKADYFRIIEMKTGALFASSAGLAANLSGADAETEARFYDYGMKLGTAYQIYDDCLDLVGSEEEVGKTLRTDLAKGKLTLPILNLLETASEAQRSKLNKRIIDQEPLDLPVLVGIAEYEGAIESAIDTAVGLLASCRDDLQILAPSDFKDALVQITWFLQVLLEKCRR from the coding sequence ATGCCAGCCCAACCCCTCCAGACCGGTCGCAGCGACCGTTTCCCGTTCGAACTCGTCAAACCGGAACTCGAGCGCGTGGAATCCGCGATCCGTGACCAGGTGCGGGCCTTCGATCCGGCGGTGGAGCCCTACGTGGCCTATGTCTGCAATACCTCGGGAAAGCGCATCCGTCCCGCCCTTGCCGTGCTGATCGGCGGCGCCCTCGGCGGTGCCAATGAAGGCCATCTGAAGCTGGGCGTGATCATGGAGCTGATCCACATGGCCACCTTGGTCCATGATGACATCATCGACGGTGCCACCACCCGCCGCATGGTCCCCACCGCGAACGCGAAATGGGGTGCCGGCCTCTCCGTGCTGCTCGGCGACGCGCTCTTCTCGCACGCCCTCAGCCTCGCCACCGATTTCAACAGCATCGACATCTGCCGCAAGGTCGGCCAGTCCTCGCGCGAGGTCTGCCAGGGTGAAATCATCCAGACCCAGCGCCGTTTCGACCTGACTCTCACCAAGGCCGACTACTTCCGCATCATCGAGATGAAGACCGGCGCGCTGTTCGCGTCCTCGGCCGGCCTGGCCGCCAATCTCTCGGGAGCCGATGCCGAAACCGAAGCCCGTTTCTACGACTACGGGATGAAGCTCGGCACCGCCTACCAGATCTACGATGACTGCCTGGATCTCGTGGGTTCCGAGGAAGAGGTCGGCAAGACCCTCCGCACCGACCTCGCCAAGGGCAAGCTGACCCTGCCGATCCTCAACCTGCTGGAAACCGCCAGCGAGGCCCAGCGCAGCAAGCTCAACAAGCGCATCATCGACCAGGAACCGCTCGATCTCCCCGTGCTCGTCGGCATCGCCGAGTATGAAGGTGCGATCGAGAGCGCCATCGACACCGCCGTCGGCCTGCTCGCCTCCTGCCGCGACGATCTCCAGATCCTGGCCCCGTCCGATTTCAAGGACGCGCTCGTGCAGATCACCTGGTTCCTCCAGGTCCTGCTCGAAAAGTGCCGCCGCTAA